The DNA window CACGGCATATCAGGTCTGACCAAGACGGTGGCGCTGGAAGCAGCGCTAGACGGTGTCACCGTCAATGCGATCGCGCCGGGCTATGTCTGGACGCCGCTGGTCGAAAAGCAGATCCCGGACACGATGAAGGCGCGCGGCATGACCGAGGAACAGGTCAAGCACGATGTGCTGCTCGCTGCCCAGCCGACCAAGGAATTCGTCACCGTCGACGAGCTTGCCGCGCTGACGTTGTTCCTGTGCTCGGACTCAGCCAAGCAGATCACCGGCACGACCTTGCCGATGGACGGCGGCTGGACGGCACAGTAGCCCGACCCTGAAGGCTTCAGCATTCGCTTCCGGCGGCGAGTAGCGGTGTATCTCCGGGGTGGACTCCGCTGCTCGTTGGACGCGAGAGTTTCGGGATAGCGGCGATCAACTCGCGGGTATAGGCCTGCTGCGGCCGATCCAGAACGTCTCCCGTGTTGCCATATTCAACCAGCTTACCGTGCTGCATGACCGCAACCTGTTCACAGAGATAACGCACCACGCCCAAATCGTGGGAAATCAGGATCAGCGTCAGCGACAATTCGCGGCGCAGCCGCGCAAAAAGTCCAAGGACCTGGGCCTGGATGGTGACATCCAGAGCGGAGGTGACTTCATCGGCGATCAAAATCTCTGGCTCCAGCGCCAGGGCTCTGGCGATGCCGACGCGCTGCCGCTGGCCGCCGGAAAGTTGCGTGGTGCGTCGGTCCAGCAGCTGGCGCGGCAATTCCACTTTTTCCATCAGCTCGCGGATCCGCGCCGGAATGTCTCCTTGCGGGCAAATATTCTGTTGCCGCAGCGGTTCGGCCAGAGTCCGTGCAACCGTAAAGGCCGGATTGAGCGACATGAACGGATCCTGGAACACCATCTGCAGTTTGCGAACCTGCTCCGGCCGGCGCCGCCTGAGCGCGCGATCGAGCAATTGGCCGTCCACCTCGATCTCACCTTGTTCGGGCTGCACAAGGCCTGCAATGGCCCGGGCGATGGTGCTTTTGCCGGAACCGGACTCGCCGACAATCCCCAGCGCCCCGCCGCGACGCAGTGCCAGCGAAACATTGTCGACCGCGCGCACGATCAGCGGCGGCTTACGCGTCGCCCAAGCCGCAAGACTCTGCCCCGGATAGAAGTTCACGCACAGGTTCTTCACCAGCAGATGCGGTTCCGTCGCCACGGGGCGGGCATGCGTGGTTGGCGTCATCAGCGAGGGTTGGGAAGCGATCAGGCGCTTCGTGTATTCATGGGCGGGGTCACGCAGGATCTGATCGACCGACCCGATCTCCAGCACGGCACCGTCCTTCATGACGACGACGCGGTCGCACATTTCCGCAATCACGCCAAGGTCGTGAGAGACCAGAATGACCGACAGCTTGCGTTCACGCCGGATGCCGCGGAGCAGGTCGAGTATCTGAGCTTGCACCGTGACGTCAAGCGCCGTCGTAGGCTCGTCGGCAATCAGCAGTTTCGGTTCGCAGGCAAGGGCCGCCGCGATCATCACCCGCTGACGCATGCCACCCGACAGCTCGTGTGGATACGCGCCCGCCCGCCTGGGCGCGTCCTTGATATGCATGTCTTCGAGCAGGCCGATCGCCCGCGCATTGGCCTGCCGCCAGGATATGCCCTGATGAACCACCATCGCCTCGCCTACCTGACGCCCAACCGTCATGATCGGATCGAGATGCGTCGACGGATTCTGGAAGATCATCGCCGCTTGCCCGCCACGCAGCTGGCCCAGCTCGACATCCTTCATGGTGAGGACATTGCTACCCTCGAACATGATCCGGCCCGACTTCACCAGCGCGTTGCCGGCAATCAGCTTCAGGATGGCTCTGCAGGCCACCGTCTTGCCCGACCCAGATTCACCGACGATCCCGAGGACCTCGCCTTCCTTCAATGAAAAGCTGACGTCGCGCAGGGCGTGGACGTCGCCAAAATCGGTGGCGAAGTCGATGGTGAGGTTCTCGACGCTGACGAGGTCGCTCATCTCAGGATTCCGTATTCAAGAGGCGGGCGAGACCATCAGCGGTCAAGGAGAGGCCGAGCGCCAGAAGGCAGATGGCGATGCCTGGAAAGATCGCAATCCACCAGGCGGTGGTCAGGTAGGTCTGCCCGTCCGCGATCATGGCGCCCCATTCCGGCGTCGGCGGTTGTACGCCGAGGCCGAGAAAGCCCAATGACGATCCGAGCACGATGGCGAGCACGGCATCGGTCATGACGAAGACGATCGATGGGACGATGGCATTTGGCAGGATGTGGAACAGCATGATGCGCAAATGGCCAAAACCCATGCCGCGTGCCGCCAGCACGAAATCGACGCCGCGCAGCACCAGCGCCTGGCTCCGCACAAGTCGTGCATAGCTGACCCAGTTCACCAAGGTGAGCGAGATGAAGTAGCTCTTGAGGCCAGGCCCCAGCACGGCGACGATGGCGATCACCAGGACGAAATAGGGAAATGATACGGTGACCTCGAGGATGCGCATCAGCGCCGCATCGATCCGGCCACCCAGATACCCGGCGATGAGGCCGATGATCGTCCCCAGGATGATCGGACCGACCACGCCGAAGAAGGCCATGGCGAGATCGTAGCGTGCGGCAAACAGTGTCCGCGCCAGTACATCGCGGCCGATAGCGTCCGTGCCAAACCAATGCACGGCGCCAGGTGGTTTCAGCGCCTGCATCACATCGACCTTGACCGGGTCGAAATCAGTCAGCACCGGCGCCAGTATGGCCACGACGATCCAGGCCAAGGTGATGGCGCCGCCAATGGCCAAGGTTGCCGGCATCGTCCGGAGTCGCGCCATGGCCAAGGGGCCGCTGCCCCGCATCACATCGCTCACAATTCCACCCGTGGATCGAGAATGGCGGTCAAGATGTCGACGGCAAAATTCGAAATGACGACACCTACGGCAAGCAGCAGGGCCACTGCCTGGACAACGAACTGGTCGTGCGTGAGAACGCCGCGGATGAGCAGGTTGCCGAGCCCTGGAATATTGAAGACATTTTCGACAACGACCGTCCCGCCGATCAGGAAGGCGACCACGACGCCCAGCAGATTGACTGTCGGCAACAGGGAATTCCAGAACACATGCCGGGAAAAGATGTAGCTTTCCGGCAGGCCCCTGGAGCGGCAGGCGATCGCGTAGTCCTTGTCCAGCTGTTGAATGAAGGTCGCGCGCAGATTGCGGGCGAGGATCGGCGTCACCCCGATACCGATCGTCAGGGCTGGCAGGAACAGATGCCATAGATTGTTGATAAAGGTCGGTCCGTATCCGGATACGGGGAAGATCTTCAGCCGTAGGCAGAAGCCCATGATCAGCAGCAGGCCGACAAAATAGGACGGCACGCCGACGCCCGCAACGCAGACAAGACGGATGAGATGATCGATCCACCGTCCGCGCTGCCGGGCAGCGGTGACCGCGAGCGCGAATGTCAACAGCAGCGAGATGACGAGGCCATAAAGGATCAAGAAAACCGTTGGCGCGATCCGTGCCACGATGACGCCACTGACGGGGCCGCGAAAGGCAATCGACTGACCGAAATCGCCACGCAGGCAATTCAACACATAGTAGAAATACTGCACGGGGACGGGCTGATCGAGACCGTATCGCGCCCGCACGAACTCGATCGTCTCCTGACTGGCCTTGGGACCAAGCATGAGGCGAACCGGATCGCCGGGCGTCATTTGCAGCAGCAGGAAGGTGATCACGCTGATACCCAGCAGCACGGGTATCAACTGTATCGGCCGCCTGAGCACGAAGGAGAATCGATTCATGGTTGGGATCCTGGTGTCAAACTGATGCGAGGCATGGACGAACTGTCTCGTCCCGCCCCGCGTCTCTGCCGATTAATCCAGGCTTGCCCCGCCGATGGACGAGAACTGCAGGCCGACGTTCAGGACCAGTCCTTTCACGCTCGGAGCGTAGGCGTTGAGCCATGTCGGGTGATAGAGCGCCACCTGCGCCACTTCATCGACCACGATCTTCTGGATCTGGGCATAGAGCTTGGCCCGTTTGGCATTGTCCGCCTCACCCGAGGCTTCATCGATCAGCTTGTTGACCGTTTCGTTGTTGTAGCGGGTGTAATAGGACTTGTTGTCGCCCGCACCCCAGACGCACCAGCGTAGTGCGTTGTCGGGATCTCGCGTCTCGTTGTACCACCAGTTCATTTCCGCCTGATATTCGCCGTCGGCGAGGCGGGTCCATGCCTGGGTCGAATCGATCTTGGCAATGTTGACGGTGATGCCGACCTCCGCCAGTTGCGCCTGGATCAGCACGGCCGCCTTTTCCTCGTCGGCACTGCCGGCATTCTGGATGAGTTCGAAACTGGCTCCGGTCTTGCCGGATTCGGCCAGCAGGGCCTTGGCCTTTTCGACGTCCCGGGCAATGACCGGCAGCGATTTGTCGAAGTAATCGAGCGTCGGGCTCATGACGGAACTGGCCGGCGTGCCGAGACCCAGCGTCACTGCGGCGTTGATCGCCGTGCGGTCGATGCCATAACTGACAGCCTGGCAGAATTTGAGGTCGTTGAAGGGTTCTGCCGAATGGTTGATCAGCATGTCGTAGGTGGTGCTTGAAGGTTCAGGGTCGGCCCGGAAGCCGGCGGCCTTCAATTCGGCCATACGCGGGGCTGGAACTCCGAGGCAGACGTCGAGCTCGCCCGCCTGCAACATCGAGACCCTGGTGTTGTCGTCCGGGACATAGCGGAATTCGACGCCGTCGATCTTAGGCTCGCCTTCGCGGTAATAGTGCTCGTTGCGACCAAGGACCACGCGGTCCCCCGGCTTCAATTCGACGAATTTGAATGGCCCTGACGTGACCGGTGCCTTGGCGAAAGCGTCGTCTCCCATCTTCTCGACCGCTGCCTTCGGCACAATGCCGGTGTTCCAGATTTCGGTCAGCGTCAGGAAGGGCGTGAATTTGCGATCGAGCGTCATCACCACTGTCTTGGCATCTTTTGCCTCGATCCTGGTCAGGGGCTGGAACGGCGCTGCATAGGCGGAGTCCTTCTGGAAGCGCATGCGGTTCCAGCTGAACGCTACATCCTCGGCCGTGATCGGCGACCCATCGGAAAATTTGGCCTCGCGCAGGTGGAAGGTGTAGGTCTTGCCGTCATCCGCGATGTCCCAGCTCTCGGCGAGACCCGGGCCGACTTCGGTGCGATCGGGATTGGCATGCAGCAGGCGCGCATACATCATGCCCTGAATGAGGATGTCGGCTCCATAAGTGGTCTTGATCGGGTCCAGGGTGAGAACTTCAGACCCATAGCCCATGCGCAGAATCTTGCTGCCATCGGCATTGGCTCGAAGCAATGTCGCCGGCAATGTCGCGATGCTGAAGCCGGCAAACGCCGCGCTCTTGAGGAATACTCTGCGGTCCATGACAATCTCCCATTTGCGTTGATGATGTTCCCGGGCAGTCCATGCTTGTTGGTTCAAGCAGTCTTTGTTCGTTCAAACAGTCTTGGTGATGTGGATGGGTGGCTTACGTTCGTGCCAGGCGTATTCGGCCTCGAGTACCGCACCCAACCGCAGCAGCAGGTCGTCGCGCCCGAATGCGGCGACAAACTGCACTCCGATCGGCAGGCCGTTTTGCGTCCAGCCGAGCGGCAGGGATATCGCTGGCGATCCGGTGCCGTTGAAGAGCGCGCTGAACGTTTCCTTCGGCGCCAGATCCGCGAACACCGTATCGATGTCGCGGCCAGCACGATCCGGGTTGTGCGTACCGAGCAGCTCCGGCGAGATCGGACAAGTCGGCGTCACCAGCACGTCATGGACGGCCAGGAATTCGCCGACTGTCCGCGTGATCTGGTCATAAACAGCGAGAGCCGCGATCAAGCTCGCCGCATCAAGCGTTCGGCCATGGCGATAGACGGCAAGTGTCGTCTGCTGCAGGCAGGCCTCTTCGACCGGCCGCCGCAGCAGGCCCGCCAACTCGTCGAGCGACTGCGCCGTAGAGGCTGCCCAGATCACTTTCTGTGCCGCCAGATAGCGCTCATAGTCGAACACGGGACTGGCTTCGACGACCTTGTGGCCCAGTTGCTCCAGCCTCTTGCCCACGTCGAGGACCGTCGCCTTCACCTCGGCGTCGAGCGGATGGCCGGACCAGGACGTTGTGCACAGGGCAACGCGCAAAGCCTTGGGTGGCGTCTTGATCGCCTGGGCATAGCTGGTGGTTGGATGGACGATCTCATAGCTGTCGCCGGGAAGCGCGCCAGACCCCAGATCAAGCAAAGCCGCCGTGTCGCGGATCGAGCGTGTCAGCATGAAGGAAATGGCGAGACCCAGCATTGGCGCATTCGATTCCGGCGCGCCGCTGATCCGGCCACGGGACGGCTTCAGGCCGACGACACCGCAAAAGGAGGCGGGTGTGCGAATGGAACCACCGCCATCGGCGCCTTGCGCGAAGGGAACGATGCCGGCGGCAACGGCGGCGGCCGCGCCGCCGCTCGATCCCGAAACACCCCTGCTGGTATCCCAGGGGTTGCGCGTCGCACCGTAGAGCGAGGATTCGGTTGCCGCCGCGATGCCGAATTCCGACGTGGTGGTACGCCCGACATTGGCAAGGCCGCCGGATCGCATTTTCACCCAGAAGGCGTGATCGCCGCCCGAGGTGAAGCCCTTGGCGAAAACGCTGCCGAACTCTCCCGGCCGGCCGGCTTCGATGGGGAAATCCTTGGTCAATGTCGGCATGCCATGGAAAGGTGCCGGCCCTGGACCATCGCCAAGGGCTTCGATCGCATCGGCATAGGTTTCGATCACGGCATTGAGCTGTGGATTGACCTCGGCGATCCCCGAAAGGATGCAATTTCCCAGTTCGCGCGGCGTAACCTCCCGCTTGCGCAGAAGCTCGGCCAGACCAAGGCCGTCATGGGCGGCGTATTCCGTCAGCTTCATGCGCTTGCCCTGACCGTCCACGGTTTCAGCAACGGGTGATGCATCGTCATTCTTCGCCTTCTTCCTCTTTGATATGCCGCGCTACGCGCCGTGGCGGTTTGTGGAAGGTCCGCAGGATCCCGGCGATATCTTCCAGCTCATTCATCCGTGTCTCGGCCGGTTTGCCGAGTTTCTCAGCAACGGAATGCGTCAGCAGGTTCAGCACCGAACTAATCGCGGCCGTCGAATCCCAGTACAGGTCGACGCGCGTCGATACTTCGAGCGCTAGCTTTGTGTATTCGGATGCCCAATGACTGTATTTATCGGTAACAATGATCAGCGGAATATTGCGTCGCTTGATTTGAGCGCAAAGCCGGAAGCTCATCGCGGCGTATTCCGCGGTGTCGATCAGCAGGACGCATGAATTTTCGCCGCCGTCGGTGAGGATTTCCGAGAACGTGCCGCCCAAACCTTCGGCAAAGCGAACACCGCTGCGCACCCAGCGCAGACGCGTCGCGAAATCGAGCCCCAGTCCCTTCACCGCCTGAAAGCTCACGCAGTTCACGCGGTCGCAGCTGCTGAGCAGATGAACGATTTCGGACCACATTTCGCCCTGGGCAAGGCCATAGGCCGCGGCCAAGGCCTGCTGCTCCATCTCCAGGCTGCGAGCCAACCGCTCCTGCTTCTCGCCGCCGATGCGAAAACGCAATTCGGCACTATCCAGGCCCGGGCTTGTGACTTTCGGCGCGGAGCGCAGGCCACGCTTCATTTCCTTGAGGTCGGTGTAGCCGAGACGCCGCACGAAACGGGTAACACTTGCCTCGCTCACACCAGCGCCGGCGGCAATGGTGGCGCCAGTTTCAAAGGGGATGTCATGGAGGTTGGCGAGCAGGTATCGCGCGATTGCTTGCTCGGTCCGGGCGAAATCCAGCCACCCCTCACGCAACCTGGCTTCCAGCGCACTGGCCACCTCATTCTCACCAGACACAGCCTTCTTGCTAGGCGCCTTCGTCTTCATCGGCTGCAGCGTCCCAACGACAGGTTCATTTTCGGTCAGGCCGGGAAATGCCGCCCAAAGAAGCGCATTTCATTTCCAGCTTACGGAAGCGACGCTAGCACGCGAAAACACGTTGTGAAAGATAAATTTTACAGTTTTGTATTTCGGTATTTTTATTTCACAATCGGCCAAATTGAGACGAGCTTGCGGCGCTGGCGCCGTTCCTGTGTTCGGATTCAGCCAAGCAGATCAGCGGTACGACCTTGCCGATGGACGGCGGCTGGACCGCACGTTAGAGGGTGGTCTCAACATTTCATTTTCCGGCTGGCGCCGCCGGGCGCCGGCATGAAGTACTGCGGTCAGGTTCATGAAAATCATCCAGGTCTCTGATCCGCATCTGATGACACCGGGTGGTCTTCTGTACGGCTCCGATCCGCTCTCCCGGCTGGAAGCCTGCCTTGCCGACATCGGCAGCAATCACGCCGATGCCGAACTGGTGGTGATTTCCGGCGACCTGACCAATGACGGCGAGCGCGCCGCCTATGCGGCGCTGCGGGAGACGCTGGCAAGGTTCGTTCCGCCCTGCCGGCTGATGCTCGGCAACCATGACGACCGGGCGCTGTTTCTCGAGATGTTCCCGGAAGTGGTTGCGGAAAACGGTTTCGTCCAGAGCGTCGTCGACAGTGGTGAGGGCCGTCTGATCCTGCTCGACACGCTGGACAGCGGCCATGTCGAGGGCAGGCTGTGCGAGGCGCGCCTCGACTGGCTCGACGAAAGGTTACAGGAAGTGCGCGACAGGCCGGTCTTCCTGTTCATGCACCATCCGCCGTTCCGGATTCACATCCCCGTGCTTGACCGGGTCATGCTCGCCGACGCCGATGCGTTGCACGATGTGCTGCTGCGCCACGGCAATGTCCGTCATATCTTCGCCGGACACGTCCATCGGCTGATCGCCGGCAGCTGGCGCGGCATTCCGGTGAGCACGCTGCGCAGCACCAACCATCAGACCGCGCTCGATTTTTCGAACAGCTGGAGCCTTGGCCACGAACCTCCCGCCTATGCCGTGATCCTGATCGATGCGGACGGGGTGGTCGTCCACTTCCACGATTTTCCCACCGGCGCGGCGCAATAACACCCGTCACCCACGGCACCAGCTTCTCCGATGCGGTGGACGCGACTTCGAGTGACGCTATTGGCTGGAGGCTGCCGTGTCTCTTGCGGCGAGGAAAGCGATGATCTCAGCGTCGATCGCATCCATGTTGGCCGCACGGAACTTCTCATGCGCGCCCGGCATGACGACCGTTTTCATGGTGGCCATGTCGGATGCCCAGCCCTTGTATTGCGTCACTGTCGTGGCACCCCATTCGGAACTGGCGAGAATGAGGATATCGCAGGGATAGGACGAGGGCACGAATCCGGCCGCTGCCTGCAACAGCGCGCTCTTGAACGCCTTCTTGCGCAGGTGTCGCCCAAGGCGTGTCTGTCCAAGACCCACGGCGCTCAGCCCGTCGCGCAACAGGCGCCAGTAGATCATCTTGCGGGCGATCTGGCGACGCCTGCTCTCGGTGATCCGATCGTCCGGCATCGGTTTCAGCCAGGCCGAGCCGGGCGAGGGCGGATCGATGAGCACGAGCGCCGGCCGCTTGCCGGTCGCTTCATGGCTCAGCCGGCCGACCTCGATCGCCAGCAGGCCACCTGCGCATATGCCGCCGATGATGTCGGGATGCTGGCCGGTCACCGAAGTGAGTGCTTCAAAGTAGTTGGAGCTGAATTCGGCCATGCTGGAATAGGGTGTCTCGCCGGGCTCGAGCCCCATGCCGCGCACGGCCATGACGGCGTATTTCTGCTTCAGTCGCTTGCCGAAGCGATTGGCGAACAGGGCCGAGCCGGAAATGCCATGGATCATGGCGATCGGCTCATGGCCGACATTGCCCGAAACCGGCACGATCAGCTGACGGGCAGGATGGACCGGCACCAGCGATCCGATCAGCCGGCCGAACTCACGCGGTGTCTGCGCCCCCAGCAGGACAGAGGTCTGCAACTTGACGCCGAACCGCTTCTGCACGGCCAGTACCAAAGTCTCGGCCGTCAGCGAGTCGCCGCCGAGATCGAAGAAGTTGTCGTCGAGCTGAACCGTCGGTATCTGCAGTTCCGCGGCGAAGATGCCGGCGATCGCGTGCGCCGGGCCATCGCCCGGCAGCGCGGCGGGCCGCACCCATTGTTGAACGTTCATCGGAAAGCCCCTAACCGATGCCTCTATGCGCCTTTTACGCACTGACAGTCCAGCGAACAACCCCGGCTGCCTTGTGCCGGAAGAAGCGGCGTCGAATCGCCTGACTTTTATGGGCGTCATCGGGGCCTGCGGTGAACCGCTTGACTGCGCGACATCAGGCTTTGCCCAGCGCTTTTTCGCCCCCGCCAGGGCTGCAGGGAAAGTGCCCTAAATGCACACGGATTTGGACATTAGTCTTGACAGAAATACAGATGTTCAATACCCGTCAAGCAATTGAACAAGCCTGCAATGTGGGAGGAATAAGCGGTATGGCTTCCAATGTTTCGTTGACGGGTCTTGCCCGCGATCTCGAGGAACGCGCCAAGTCGGGCAAGCCTATCCGCATCGGCCTGATCGGCTCCGGCGAGATGGGAACCGACATCGTCACCCGCGTCGCCCATATGTCGGGCATCGAGATCGGCGCCATTTCCGAACTGAACCTGCCCGCGGCCAGCAAGGCGGTCGATATCGCGTTCCAGGAGACCGGGCATGCGCGCGAAGTCTCGAACGCGTCGGCGATGACGGCGGCGATGGAGGCTGGCAAGGTGGCGGTCACCAATGATGCCAGCCTGGTCATCAACAATGATCTGATCGACGTCGTCATCGACGCCACCGGTGTTCCCGCCGTCGGCGCCGAGATCGGGCTGCGCGCCATGGAACATGGCAAGCATCTGGTGATGATGAATGTCGAGGCCGACGTCACCATCGGCGCCTATCTGAAAAGCGAGGCCGACCGGCTCGGCGTCACCTATTCGCTGGGCGCCGGCGACGAGCCGTCTTCCTGCATGGAGCTGATCGAATTCGTCTCGGCCATGGGTCACCCGATCGTTGCCGCCGGCAAGGGCAAGAACAATCCACTCAATATCGACGCCATTCCCCCCGACTATGAGGAGGAAGCCAAGCGCCGGCACATGAATGTGCGCATGCTGGTCGAGTTCGTCGACGGCTCCAAGACCATGGTCGAGATGGCGGCGATCGCCAATGCCACCGGGCTGGTTCCCGACAAGGCCGGCATGCACGGCCCGGCCGCGACGCTCGGCGAATTGTCCAAGGTGCTGGTGCCGCAGAAGGATGGCGGCGTGCTGTCGAAGGTCGGCGTCGTCGACTATTCGATCGGAAAGGGTGTCGCGCCCGGCGTCTTCGTCGTCGCCGACATGTCGCATCCGCGCATCTCCGAGCGCATGGAAGATCTGAAGATGGGCAAAGGCCCGTACTTCACCTTCCACCGTCCCTATCACCTGACCTCGCTCGAAGTGCCGCTGACCTGCGCCCGCGTCGTGCTCTACGGCAAGGCCGACATGGTGCCGCTGGCGAAGCCCGTGGCCGAGGTCGCCGCGGTGGCCAAGAAGGACATGAAGCCGGGCGAGAAGCTCGATGCGATCGGCGAATATTGCTACCGCGCCTGGATCATGACGACGCCGGAGGCGCGCGCCGCCAAGGCCATTCCCTGCGGCCTGCTGCAGGGCGGCTCGGTCACCGCGCCGATCAAGAAGGGCGAGCTCATCACCTATGCGAATGCCGCGCCCGCAGCGGGCTCCAAGATCGCCGAACTGCGCGCCCGCCAGGACAAGCTCGTCTACGGGTCCGTGGGAGCGTGATCATGGCCGGAGCCAGCAAAGCCGTCACTGATAGTCGCGCCAATCTGCCCTTCGTCTACCGCCAGTACAGCGCCGAGCAGCTCAGGGAGGTGCTCTACAAGATGTACCTCATCCGCCGCTTCGAAGAGGGCGCGGAGGAGTGCTACACGCGCGGCCTCATCCACGGCACCATGCATTTGTCGATCGGCCAGGAAGCCAGCGCCATGGGCATCTGCATGCCGCTTGCCGAGGATGACCAGATCACCTCGACGCATCGCGGTCATGGCCACTGCATCGCCAAGGGCGCCGAGGTCAAGCGCATGTTCGCCGAGTTCTTCGGCAAGACCACCGGCTATTGCAAGGGCCGTGGCGGCTCGATGCACATCGCCGATGTCGGCAAGGGCAATCTCGGCGCCAATGGCATCGTCGCCGGCGGCATCCCGATCGCCGTCGGGGCGGGGCTCTCTTCCAAGATGATGAAGACCGGCAAGGTCGTGGTCTCGTTCTTCGGCGACGGCGCCAACAATG is part of the Mesorhizobium loti genome and encodes:
- a CDS encoding phosphodiesterase, with protein sequence MKIIQVSDPHLMTPGGLLYGSDPLSRLEACLADIGSNHADAELVVISGDLTNDGERAAYAALRETLARFVPPCRLMLGNHDDRALFLEMFPEVVAENGFVQSVVDSGEGRLILLDTLDSGHVEGRLCEARLDWLDERLQEVRDRPVFLFMHHPPFRIHIPVLDRVMLADADALHDVLLRHGNVRHIFAGHVHRLIAGSWRGIPVSTLRSTNHQTALDFSNSWSLGHEPPAYAVILIDADGVVVHFHDFPTGAAQ
- a CDS encoding acyl-CoA transferase, which encodes MNVQQWVRPAALPGDGPAHAIAGIFAAELQIPTVQLDDNFFDLGGDSLTAETLVLAVQKRFGVKLQTSVLLGAQTPREFGRLIGSLVPVHPARQLIVPVSGNVGHEPIAMIHGISGSALFANRFGKRLKQKYAVMAVRGMGLEPGETPYSSMAEFSSNYFEALTSVTGQHPDIIGGICAGGLLAIEVGRLSHEATGKRPALVLIDPPSPGSAWLKPMPDDRITESRRRQIARKMIYWRLLRDGLSAVGLGQTRLGRHLRKKAFKSALLQAAAGFVPSSYPCDILILASSEWGATTVTQYKGWASDMATMKTVVMPGAHEKFRAANMDAIDAEIIAFLAARDTAASSQ
- a CDS encoding ABC transporter permease translates to MNRFSFVLRRPIQLIPVLLGISVITFLLLQMTPGDPVRLMLGPKASQETIEFVRARYGLDQPVPVQYFYYVLNCLRGDFGQSIAFRGPVSGVIVARIAPTVFLILYGLVISLLLTFALAVTAARQRGRWIDHLIRLVCVAGVGVPSYFVGLLLIMGFCLRLKIFPVSGYGPTFINNLWHLFLPALTIGIGVTPILARNLRATFIQQLDKDYAIACRSRGLPESYIFSRHVFWNSLLPTVNLLGVVVAFLIGGTVVVENVFNIPGLGNLLIRGVLTHDQFVVQAVALLLAVGVVISNFAVDILTAILDPRVEL
- a CDS encoding ABC transporter permease, which encodes MRGSGPLAMARLRTMPATLAIGGAITLAWIVVAILAPVLTDFDPVKVDVMQALKPPGAVHWFGTDAIGRDVLARTLFAARYDLAMAFFGVVGPIILGTIIGLIAGYLGGRIDAALMRILEVTVSFPYFVLVIAIVAVLGPGLKSYFISLTLVNWVSYARLVRSQALVLRGVDFVLAARGMGFGHLRIMLFHILPNAIVPSIVFVMTDAVLAIVLGSSLGFLGLGVQPPTPEWGAMIADGQTYLTTAWWIAIFPGIAICLLALGLSLTADGLARLLNTES
- a CDS encoding MurR/RpiR family transcriptional regulator — protein: MKTKAPSKKAVSGENEVASALEARLREGWLDFARTEQAIARYLLANLHDIPFETGATIAAGAGVSEASVTRFVRRLGYTDLKEMKRGLRSAPKVTSPGLDSAELRFRIGGEKQERLARSLEMEQQALAAAYGLAQGEMWSEIVHLLSSCDRVNCVSFQAVKGLGLDFATRLRWVRSGVRFAEGLGGTFSEILTDGGENSCVLLIDTAEYAAMSFRLCAQIKRRNIPLIIVTDKYSHWASEYTKLALEVSTRVDLYWDSTAAISSVLNLLTHSVAEKLGKPAETRMNELEDIAGILRTFHKPPRRVARHIKEEEGEE
- a CDS encoding amidase; translated protein: MKLTEYAAHDGLGLAELLRKREVTPRELGNCILSGIAEVNPQLNAVIETYADAIEALGDGPGPAPFHGMPTLTKDFPIEAGRPGEFGSVFAKGFTSGGDHAFWVKMRSGGLANVGRTTTSEFGIAAATESSLYGATRNPWDTSRGVSGSSGGAAAAVAAGIVPFAQGADGGGSIRTPASFCGVVGLKPSRGRISGAPESNAPMLGLAISFMLTRSIRDTAALLDLGSGALPGDSYEIVHPTTSYAQAIKTPPKALRVALCTTSWSGHPLDAEVKATVLDVGKRLEQLGHKVVEASPVFDYERYLAAQKVIWAASTAQSLDELAGLLRRPVEEACLQQTTLAVYRHGRTLDAASLIAALAVYDQITRTVGEFLAVHDVLVTPTCPISPELLGTHNPDRAGRDIDTVFADLAPKETFSALFNGTGSPAISLPLGWTQNGLPIGVQFVAAFGRDDLLLRLGAVLEAEYAWHERKPPIHITKTV
- a CDS encoding ABC transporter ATP-binding protein, with the translated sequence MSDLVSVENLTIDFATDFGDVHALRDVSFSLKEGEVLGIVGESGSGKTVACRAILKLIAGNALVKSGRIMFEGSNVLTMKDVELGQLRGGQAAMIFQNPSTHLDPIMTVGRQVGEAMVVHQGISWRQANARAIGLLEDMHIKDAPRRAGAYPHELSGGMRQRVMIAAALACEPKLLIADEPTTALDVTVQAQILDLLRGIRRERKLSVILVSHDLGVIAEMCDRVVVMKDGAVLEIGSVDQILRDPAHEYTKRLIASQPSLMTPTTHARPVATEPHLLVKNLCVNFYPGQSLAAWATRKPPLIVRAVDNVSLALRRGGALGIVGESGSGKSTIARAIAGLVQPEQGEIEVDGQLLDRALRRRRPEQVRKLQMVFQDPFMSLNPAFTVARTLAEPLRQQNICPQGDIPARIRELMEKVELPRQLLDRRTTQLSGGQRQRVGIARALALEPEILIADEVTSALDVTIQAQVLGLFARLRRELSLTLILISHDLGVVRYLCEQVAVMQHGKLVEYGNTGDVLDRPQQAYTRELIAAIPKLSRPTSSGVHPGDTPLLAAGSEC
- a CDS encoding ABC transporter substrate-binding protein; the protein is MDRRVFLKSAAFAGFSIATLPATLLRANADGSKILRMGYGSEVLTLDPIKTTYGADILIQGMMYARLLHANPDRTEVGPGLAESWDIADDGKTYTFHLREAKFSDGSPITAEDVAFSWNRMRFQKDSAYAAPFQPLTRIEAKDAKTVVMTLDRKFTPFLTLTEIWNTGIVPKAAVEKMGDDAFAKAPVTSGPFKFVELKPGDRVVLGRNEHYYREGEPKIDGVEFRYVPDDNTRVSMLQAGELDVCLGVPAPRMAELKAAGFRADPEPSSTTYDMLINHSAEPFNDLKFCQAVSYGIDRTAINAAVTLGLGTPASSVMSPTLDYFDKSLPVIARDVEKAKALLAESGKTGASFELIQNAGSADEEKAAVLIQAQLAEVGITVNIAKIDSTQAWTRLADGEYQAEMNWWYNETRDPDNALRWCVWGAGDNKSYYTRYNNETVNKLIDEASGEADNAKRAKLYAQIQKIVVDEVAQVALYHPTWLNAYAPSVKGLVLNVGLQFSSIGGASLD